The following proteins are co-located in the Dermochelys coriacea isolate rDerCor1 chromosome 4, rDerCor1.pri.v4, whole genome shotgun sequence genome:
- the MFHAS1 gene encoding malignant fibrous histiocytoma-amplified sequence 1 isoform X1, with protein sequence MAEPERPAAAARRWRDAALRARKLRSDLRQRSLGPRQEPEPEPEPEPAGPAALSLSGRGLEELPEGLGAALGGLRVLSLRRNRLSRLPAALRHLGRLAELDLSHNRLGGLGDGEALAPLRELRKLSLSHNQLGADGAALPGRLGALRQLEELDLSFNRLRRLPEALGRLPRLRSLDVDHNQLPAFPAPLLQLGALEELDCSGNRQLRALPEGIAALRGLKILWLSGTGLGALPEGLCQLGALESLMLDGNQLRVLPPGFGGLRRLKMLNLSSNLLGEFPEAVLALPSLEELYLSRNQLTLLPARLCQLHQLRTLWLDNNRVRYLPDSVVQLHSLEELVLQGNQIAILPEGFGQLSRVTLWKIKDNPLIQPPYEVCMKGIPYIAAYQQELAHSQPAVKPRLKLVLMGLKDAGKTLLRRCLMEEERQRDSPLAAAGKDAGRTQQQQDITLGLTPEGGGKIQLGHSPITEPRDASSSKESSVGHASIEQQDPLLSPSLKVAGKIKLEHQDICLSPSPKVNGEAQIGHFPMLLERDAPLTPLVAGLIGTRQGIEVTDWTADAERGLTFIVYELAGDPSYDVIQSFFLSPGALYVLVVNLSAYTPHCFYSAVGYFLHWLGAKVPHAVVCMVGTHADLCAERELEEKCLDIHHQIALQEKRDAEGLQSLAQQVDNALGQDFDLRCSSPHTAFYGVSDKNLRRKKAQFQYLLNHRLQILSPVLPISCQDHYQVRRLRDKLLSVAEHRDIFPNLHRVLPKSWQVLEELHFQPQAQQLWLSWWDSARLGLQAGLTEDRLQSALSYLHESGKLLYFEEHLTLREYVFHNLPGLIDILNVFCQRDTTVLLQKLLSDTHIDELRTTQLHHYVEGFLLHGLLPAHVIRLLLKPHVQSREDLQLILELLEKMGLCYCINKPKCKPLNGATAWYKFPCYVKNEVPHAEAWINGTNLSGQSLVIEQLQIEYTFPFIFPSGLFARYSVQINSHVVQRSDGKYQIYAYRGKVPVVVSYRPARSTLQPDTLSIASHASLPNIWTAWQAITPLVEELNVLLQEWPGLYYTVHVLCSKCLKRGSPNPYAFPGELLSQPRPEGVTEIVCPRNGSERVNVALVYPPTPTVISPCSKPGSTQSTHPTRTTSTPGFPPGSLPPFVRWSNPKKMNDNASAKGFVSGGV encoded by the coding sequence ATGGCCGAGCCCGAGCGCCCCGCGGCGGCGGCCCGGCGGTGGCGAGACGCCGCCCTGCGCGCACGGAAGCTGCGGAGCGACCTGCGGCAGCGGAGCCTGGGCCCCCGccaggagccggagccggagccggagccggagcccgcCGGGCCGGCGGCGCTGAGCCTGAGCGGGCGCGGCCTGGAGGAGCTGCCCGAGGGGCTGGGCGCCGCGCTGGGCGGCCTGCGCGTCCTCAGCCTGCGCAGGAACCGCCTGTCCCGGCTTCCCGCCGCGCTGCGCCACCTGGGCCGCCTGGCCGAGCTCGACCTCAGCCACAACCGGCTGGGCGGCCTGGGCGACGGCGAGGCGCTGGCGCCGCTGCGGGAGCTGCGCAAGCTGAGCCTGAGCCACAACCAGCTGGGCGCGGACGGCGCGGCGCTGCCCGGGCGGCTGGGCGCGCTGCggcagctggaggagctggacCTGAGCTTCAACCGCCTGCGCCGCCTGCCCGAGGCGCTGGGCCGCCTGCCGCGGCTGCGCTCGCTGGACGTGGACCACAACCAGCTGCCCGCCTTCCCGGCGCCGCTGCTGCAGCTGGGCGCGCTGGAGGAGCTGGACTGCTCCGGGAACCGGCAGCTGCGCGCCCTGCCCGAGGGCATCGCCGCCTTGCGCGGCCTCAAGATCCTGTGGCTGAGCGGCACGGGGCTGGGCGCGCTGCCCGAGGGGCTGTGCCAGCTGGGCGCCCTGGAGAGCCTCATGCTGGACGGGAACCAGCTGCGGGTCCTGCCCCCCGGCTTCGGCGGCCTGCGGCGCCTCAAGATGCTGAACCTCTCCTCCAACCTGCTGGGTGAGTTCCCCGAGGCCGTGCTCGCGCTGCCCAGCCTGGAGGAGCTCTACCTGAGCCGCAACCAGCTCACCTTGCTGCCTGCCCGCCTCTGCCAGCTGCACCAGCTCCGCACCCTCTGGTTGGACAACAACCGTGTCCGCTACCTGCCCGACTCCGTTGTGCAGCTCCACAGCCTGGAGGAACTCGTGCTGCAGGGCAACCAGATCGCCATCCTGCCCGAGGGCTTTGGGCAGCTCTCCCGGGTCACCCTCTGGAAGATCAAGGACAACCCGCTCATTCAGCCCCCTTACGAGGTCTGCATGAAAGGCATCCCCTACATTGCTGCTTACCAGCAGGAGTTGGCGCACTCCCAGCCTGCCGTCAAGCCCCGGCTCAAGCTGGTCCTCATGGGCCTGAAGGATGCTGGCAAGACCCTGCTGAGAAGGTGCctgatggaggaggagaggcagagagactctcccctggctgcagctggcaAAGATGCTGGGAGAACCCAGCAGCAACAAGACATCACCCTGGGCCTGACTCCTGAAGGTGGTGGGAAAATACAGCTAGGACATAGCCCCATCACTGAGCCCCGAGATGCTTCGTCTTCAAAAGAGTCCTCGGTAGGACATGCCTCCATTGAACAGCAGGACCCATTGCTGTCCCCGTCCCTTAAAGTTGCTGGGAAAATCAAGTTAGAGCACCAGGACATCTGCCTGTCTCCATCCCCAAAAGTTAATGGGGAAGCCCAGATAGGACACTTCCCCATGCTGCTGGAGCGAGACGCCCCCCTGACACCATTGGTAGCAGGACTGATAGGCACCAGACAGGGTATCGAGGTGACGGACTGGACGGCAGATGCAGAGAGGGGTCTGACCTTCATTGTGTATGAGCTGGCGGGTGACCCTAGCTACGACGTGATCCAATCCTTCTTCCTTTCGCCAGGAGCCTTGTATGTGCTGGTGGTGAACCTGAGTGCCTACACCCCACATTGCTTCTACTCTGCAGTGGGCTACTTCCTGCACTGGCTAGGTGCCAAAGTGCCCCATGCTGTAGTGTGCATGGTGGGCACGCATGCTGACCTGTGTGCTGAGCGGGAACTGGAGGAGAAGTGCCTGGACATCCACCACCAAATTGCCCTGCAGGAGAAGCGGGATGCTGAGGGACTCCAGAGCTTGGCCCAGCAGGTGGACAATGCCCTGGGACAGGACTTTGACCTGCGTTGCTCCAGCCCCCACACTGCCTTCTATGGGGTTTCAGACAAGAACCTGCGGCGCAAGAAGGCCCAGTTCCAGTATCTGCTCAACCACCGGCTGCAGATCCTCTCGCCGGTGCTGCCCATCAGCTGCCAGGACCACTATCAGGTGCGCCGCCTGCGGGACAAGCTTCTGTCAGTAGCTGAGCACCGGGACATCTTCCCAAACCTGCACCGGGTGCTACCCAAGTCCTGGCAGGTGCTGGAAGAGCTGCACTTCCAGCCGCAGGCTCAGCAACTGTGGCTCAGCTGGTGGGATTCGGCACGGCTGGGCTTACAGGCTGGCCTGACGGAGGACCGACTCCAGAGCGCCCTGTCCTATCTGCATGAAAGTGGCAAGCTCCTGTACTTCGAGGAGCATCTGACTCTGCGGGAGTATGTATTCCACAATCTGCCCGGGCTCATTGACATCCTCAATGTCTTCTGCCAGCGGGACACCACGGTGCTGCTCCAGAAACTGCTCAGTGACACCCATATAGATGAACTGAGAACCACTCAGCTCCACCACTATGTGGAAGGGTTCCTGCTGCATGGGCTTCTTCCTGCCCATGTTATCCGCCTGCTTCTCAAACCCCATGTCCAGAGCCGGGAGGACCTGCAACTtatcctggagctgctggagaagATGGGGCTCTGCTACTGCATTAATAAGCCCAAATGCAAACCCCTGAATGGGGCCACTGCCTGGTACAAGTTCCCCTGCTATGTGAAGAACGAGGTGCCCCATGCAGAGGCATGGATTAATGGTACCAACCTGAGTGGACAGTCTCTTGTCATTGAACAGTTGCAGATTGAATACACCTTCCCCTTCATTTTCCCATCTGGGTTATTTGCACGCTACAGTGTCCAGATCAACAGCCATGTGGTTCAGCGGTCCGATGGCAAATACCAGATTTACGCCTACAGGGGGAAGGTACCTGTGGTGGTGAGTTACAGGCCTGCTAGGAGCACTCTGCAGCCAGATACTCTGTCTATTGCTAGTCACGCATCTCTACCAAATATATGGACAGCCTGGCAAGCTATTACCCCCTTAGTGGAAGAACTGAATGTACTGCTTCAAGAATGGCCAGGTCTGTACTACACTGTGCACGTCCTCTGTTCCAAGTGCCTTAAAAGAGGATCACCAAACCCATACGCTTTTCCAG
- the MFHAS1 gene encoding malignant fibrous histiocytoma-amplified sequence 1 isoform X3 — protein MAEPERPAAAARRWRDAALRARKLRSDLRQRSLGPRQEPEPEPEPEPAGPAALSLSGRGLEELPEGLGAALGGLRVLSLRRNRLSRLPAALRHLGRLAELDLSHNRLGGLGDGEALAPLRELRKLSLSHNQLGADGAALPGRLGALRQLEELDLSFNRLRRLPEALGRLPRLRSLDVDHNQLPAFPAPLLQLGALEELDCSGNRQLRALPEGIAALRGLKILWLSGTGLGALPEGLCQLGALESLMLDGNQLRVLPPGFGGLRRLKMLNLSSNLLGEFPEAVLALPSLEELYLSRNQLTLLPARLCQLHQLRTLWLDNNRVRYLPDSVVQLHSLEELVLQGNQIAILPEGFGQLSRVTLWKIKDNPLIQPPYEVCMKGIPYIAAYQQELAHSQPAVKPRLKLVLMGLKDAGKTLLRRCLMEEERQRDSPLAAAGKDAGRTQQQQDITLGLTPEGGGKIQLGHSPITEPRDASSSKESSVGHASIEQQDPLLSPSLKVAGKIKLEHQDICLSPSPKVNGEAQIGHFPMLLERDAPLTPLVAGLIGTRQGIEVTDWTADAERGLTFIVYELAGDPSYDVIQSFFLSPGALYVLVVNLSAYTPHCFYSAVGYFLHWLGAKVPHAVVCMVGTHADLCAERELEEKCLDIHHQIALQEKRDAEGLQSLAQQVDNALGQDFDLRCSSPHTAFYGVSDKNLRRKKAQFQYLLNHRLQILSPVLPISCQDHYQVRRLRDKLLSVAEHRDIFPNLHRVLPKSWQVLEELHFQPQAQQLWLSWWDSARLGLQAGLTEDRLQSALSYLHESGKLLYFEEHLTLREYVFHNLPGLIDILNVFCQRDTTVLLQKLLSDTHIDELRTTQLHHYVEGFLLHGLLPAHVIRLLLKPHVQSREDLQLILELLEKMGLCYCINKPKCKPLNGATAWYKFPCYVKNEVPHAEAWINGTNLSGQSLVIEQLQIEYTFPFIFPSGLFARYSVQINSHVVQRSDGKYQIYAYRGKVPVVVSYRPARSTLQPDTLSIASHASLPNIWTAWQAITPLVEELNVLLQEWPGLYYTVHVLCSKCLKRGSPNPYAFPGELLSQPRPEGVTEIVCPRNGSERVNVALVYPPTPTVISPCSK, from the coding sequence ATGGCCGAGCCCGAGCGCCCCGCGGCGGCGGCCCGGCGGTGGCGAGACGCCGCCCTGCGCGCACGGAAGCTGCGGAGCGACCTGCGGCAGCGGAGCCTGGGCCCCCGccaggagccggagccggagccggagccggagcccgcCGGGCCGGCGGCGCTGAGCCTGAGCGGGCGCGGCCTGGAGGAGCTGCCCGAGGGGCTGGGCGCCGCGCTGGGCGGCCTGCGCGTCCTCAGCCTGCGCAGGAACCGCCTGTCCCGGCTTCCCGCCGCGCTGCGCCACCTGGGCCGCCTGGCCGAGCTCGACCTCAGCCACAACCGGCTGGGCGGCCTGGGCGACGGCGAGGCGCTGGCGCCGCTGCGGGAGCTGCGCAAGCTGAGCCTGAGCCACAACCAGCTGGGCGCGGACGGCGCGGCGCTGCCCGGGCGGCTGGGCGCGCTGCggcagctggaggagctggacCTGAGCTTCAACCGCCTGCGCCGCCTGCCCGAGGCGCTGGGCCGCCTGCCGCGGCTGCGCTCGCTGGACGTGGACCACAACCAGCTGCCCGCCTTCCCGGCGCCGCTGCTGCAGCTGGGCGCGCTGGAGGAGCTGGACTGCTCCGGGAACCGGCAGCTGCGCGCCCTGCCCGAGGGCATCGCCGCCTTGCGCGGCCTCAAGATCCTGTGGCTGAGCGGCACGGGGCTGGGCGCGCTGCCCGAGGGGCTGTGCCAGCTGGGCGCCCTGGAGAGCCTCATGCTGGACGGGAACCAGCTGCGGGTCCTGCCCCCCGGCTTCGGCGGCCTGCGGCGCCTCAAGATGCTGAACCTCTCCTCCAACCTGCTGGGTGAGTTCCCCGAGGCCGTGCTCGCGCTGCCCAGCCTGGAGGAGCTCTACCTGAGCCGCAACCAGCTCACCTTGCTGCCTGCCCGCCTCTGCCAGCTGCACCAGCTCCGCACCCTCTGGTTGGACAACAACCGTGTCCGCTACCTGCCCGACTCCGTTGTGCAGCTCCACAGCCTGGAGGAACTCGTGCTGCAGGGCAACCAGATCGCCATCCTGCCCGAGGGCTTTGGGCAGCTCTCCCGGGTCACCCTCTGGAAGATCAAGGACAACCCGCTCATTCAGCCCCCTTACGAGGTCTGCATGAAAGGCATCCCCTACATTGCTGCTTACCAGCAGGAGTTGGCGCACTCCCAGCCTGCCGTCAAGCCCCGGCTCAAGCTGGTCCTCATGGGCCTGAAGGATGCTGGCAAGACCCTGCTGAGAAGGTGCctgatggaggaggagaggcagagagactctcccctggctgcagctggcaAAGATGCTGGGAGAACCCAGCAGCAACAAGACATCACCCTGGGCCTGACTCCTGAAGGTGGTGGGAAAATACAGCTAGGACATAGCCCCATCACTGAGCCCCGAGATGCTTCGTCTTCAAAAGAGTCCTCGGTAGGACATGCCTCCATTGAACAGCAGGACCCATTGCTGTCCCCGTCCCTTAAAGTTGCTGGGAAAATCAAGTTAGAGCACCAGGACATCTGCCTGTCTCCATCCCCAAAAGTTAATGGGGAAGCCCAGATAGGACACTTCCCCATGCTGCTGGAGCGAGACGCCCCCCTGACACCATTGGTAGCAGGACTGATAGGCACCAGACAGGGTATCGAGGTGACGGACTGGACGGCAGATGCAGAGAGGGGTCTGACCTTCATTGTGTATGAGCTGGCGGGTGACCCTAGCTACGACGTGATCCAATCCTTCTTCCTTTCGCCAGGAGCCTTGTATGTGCTGGTGGTGAACCTGAGTGCCTACACCCCACATTGCTTCTACTCTGCAGTGGGCTACTTCCTGCACTGGCTAGGTGCCAAAGTGCCCCATGCTGTAGTGTGCATGGTGGGCACGCATGCTGACCTGTGTGCTGAGCGGGAACTGGAGGAGAAGTGCCTGGACATCCACCACCAAATTGCCCTGCAGGAGAAGCGGGATGCTGAGGGACTCCAGAGCTTGGCCCAGCAGGTGGACAATGCCCTGGGACAGGACTTTGACCTGCGTTGCTCCAGCCCCCACACTGCCTTCTATGGGGTTTCAGACAAGAACCTGCGGCGCAAGAAGGCCCAGTTCCAGTATCTGCTCAACCACCGGCTGCAGATCCTCTCGCCGGTGCTGCCCATCAGCTGCCAGGACCACTATCAGGTGCGCCGCCTGCGGGACAAGCTTCTGTCAGTAGCTGAGCACCGGGACATCTTCCCAAACCTGCACCGGGTGCTACCCAAGTCCTGGCAGGTGCTGGAAGAGCTGCACTTCCAGCCGCAGGCTCAGCAACTGTGGCTCAGCTGGTGGGATTCGGCACGGCTGGGCTTACAGGCTGGCCTGACGGAGGACCGACTCCAGAGCGCCCTGTCCTATCTGCATGAAAGTGGCAAGCTCCTGTACTTCGAGGAGCATCTGACTCTGCGGGAGTATGTATTCCACAATCTGCCCGGGCTCATTGACATCCTCAATGTCTTCTGCCAGCGGGACACCACGGTGCTGCTCCAGAAACTGCTCAGTGACACCCATATAGATGAACTGAGAACCACTCAGCTCCACCACTATGTGGAAGGGTTCCTGCTGCATGGGCTTCTTCCTGCCCATGTTATCCGCCTGCTTCTCAAACCCCATGTCCAGAGCCGGGAGGACCTGCAACTtatcctggagctgctggagaagATGGGGCTCTGCTACTGCATTAATAAGCCCAAATGCAAACCCCTGAATGGGGCCACTGCCTGGTACAAGTTCCCCTGCTATGTGAAGAACGAGGTGCCCCATGCAGAGGCATGGATTAATGGTACCAACCTGAGTGGACAGTCTCTTGTCATTGAACAGTTGCAGATTGAATACACCTTCCCCTTCATTTTCCCATCTGGGTTATTTGCACGCTACAGTGTCCAGATCAACAGCCATGTGGTTCAGCGGTCCGATGGCAAATACCAGATTTACGCCTACAGGGGGAAGGTACCTGTGGTGGTGAGTTACAGGCCTGCTAGGAGCACTCTGCAGCCAGATACTCTGTCTATTGCTAGTCACGCATCTCTACCAAATATATGGACAGCCTGGCAAGCTATTACCCCCTTAGTGGAAGAACTGAATGTACTGCTTCAAGAATGGCCAGGTCTGTACTACACTGTGCACGTCCTCTGTTCCAAGTGCCTTAAAAGAGGATCACCAAACCCATACGCTTTTCCAG
- the MFHAS1 gene encoding malignant fibrous histiocytoma-amplified sequence 1 isoform X5, with protein sequence MAEPERPAAAARRWRDAALRARKLRSDLRQRSLGPRQEPEPEPEPEPAGPAALSLSGRGLEELPEGLGAALGGLRVLSLRRNRLSRLPAALRHLGRLAELDLSHNRLGGLGDGEALAPLRELRKLSLSHNQLGADGAALPGRLGALRQLEELDLSFNRLRRLPEALGRLPRLRSLDVDHNQLPAFPAPLLQLGALEELDCSGNRQLRALPEGIAALRGLKILWLSGTGLGALPEGLCQLGALESLMLDGNQLRVLPPGFGGLRRLKMLNLSSNLLGEFPEAVLALPSLEELYLSRNQLTLLPARLCQLHQLRTLWLDNNRVRYLPDSVVQLHSLEELVLQGNQIAILPEGFGQLSRVTLWKIKDNPLIQPPYEVCMKGIPYIAAYQQELAHSQPAVKPRLKLVLMGLKDAGKTLLRRCLMEEERQRDSPLAAAGKDAGRTQQQQDITLGLTPEGGGKIQLGHSPITEPRDASSSKESSVGHASIEQQDPLLSPSLKVAGKIKLEHQDICLSPSPKVNGEAQIGHFPMLLERDAPLTPLVAGLIGTRQGIEVTDWTADAERGLTFIVYELAGDPSYDVIQSFFLSPGALYVLVVNLSAYTPHCFYSAVGYFLHWLGAKVPHAVVCMVGTHADLCAERELEEKCLDIHHQIALQEKRDAEGLQSLAQQVDNALGQDFDLRCSSPHTAFYGVSDKNLRRKKAQFQYLLNHRLQILSPVLPISCQDHYQVRRLRDKLLSVAEHRDIFPNLHRVLPKSWQVLEELHFQPQAQQLWLSWWDSARLGLQAGLTEDRLQSALSYLHESGKLLYFEEHLTLREYVFHNLPGLIDILNVFCQRDTTVLLQKLLSDTHIDELRTTQLHHYVEGFLLHGLLPAHVIRLLLKPHVQSREDLQLILELLEKMGLCYCINKPKCKPLNGATAWYKFPCYVKNEVPHAEAWINGTNLSGQSLVIEQLQIEYTFPFIFPSGLFARYSVQINSHVVQRSDGKYQIYAYRGKVPVVVSYRPARSTLQPDTLSIASHASLPNIWTAWQAITPLVEELNVLLQEWPGLYYTVHVLCSKCLKRGSPNPYAFPDQEFCTSPCSQKWRR encoded by the coding sequence ATGGCCGAGCCCGAGCGCCCCGCGGCGGCGGCCCGGCGGTGGCGAGACGCCGCCCTGCGCGCACGGAAGCTGCGGAGCGACCTGCGGCAGCGGAGCCTGGGCCCCCGccaggagccggagccggagccggagccggagcccgcCGGGCCGGCGGCGCTGAGCCTGAGCGGGCGCGGCCTGGAGGAGCTGCCCGAGGGGCTGGGCGCCGCGCTGGGCGGCCTGCGCGTCCTCAGCCTGCGCAGGAACCGCCTGTCCCGGCTTCCCGCCGCGCTGCGCCACCTGGGCCGCCTGGCCGAGCTCGACCTCAGCCACAACCGGCTGGGCGGCCTGGGCGACGGCGAGGCGCTGGCGCCGCTGCGGGAGCTGCGCAAGCTGAGCCTGAGCCACAACCAGCTGGGCGCGGACGGCGCGGCGCTGCCCGGGCGGCTGGGCGCGCTGCggcagctggaggagctggacCTGAGCTTCAACCGCCTGCGCCGCCTGCCCGAGGCGCTGGGCCGCCTGCCGCGGCTGCGCTCGCTGGACGTGGACCACAACCAGCTGCCCGCCTTCCCGGCGCCGCTGCTGCAGCTGGGCGCGCTGGAGGAGCTGGACTGCTCCGGGAACCGGCAGCTGCGCGCCCTGCCCGAGGGCATCGCCGCCTTGCGCGGCCTCAAGATCCTGTGGCTGAGCGGCACGGGGCTGGGCGCGCTGCCCGAGGGGCTGTGCCAGCTGGGCGCCCTGGAGAGCCTCATGCTGGACGGGAACCAGCTGCGGGTCCTGCCCCCCGGCTTCGGCGGCCTGCGGCGCCTCAAGATGCTGAACCTCTCCTCCAACCTGCTGGGTGAGTTCCCCGAGGCCGTGCTCGCGCTGCCCAGCCTGGAGGAGCTCTACCTGAGCCGCAACCAGCTCACCTTGCTGCCTGCCCGCCTCTGCCAGCTGCACCAGCTCCGCACCCTCTGGTTGGACAACAACCGTGTCCGCTACCTGCCCGACTCCGTTGTGCAGCTCCACAGCCTGGAGGAACTCGTGCTGCAGGGCAACCAGATCGCCATCCTGCCCGAGGGCTTTGGGCAGCTCTCCCGGGTCACCCTCTGGAAGATCAAGGACAACCCGCTCATTCAGCCCCCTTACGAGGTCTGCATGAAAGGCATCCCCTACATTGCTGCTTACCAGCAGGAGTTGGCGCACTCCCAGCCTGCCGTCAAGCCCCGGCTCAAGCTGGTCCTCATGGGCCTGAAGGATGCTGGCAAGACCCTGCTGAGAAGGTGCctgatggaggaggagaggcagagagactctcccctggctgcagctggcaAAGATGCTGGGAGAACCCAGCAGCAACAAGACATCACCCTGGGCCTGACTCCTGAAGGTGGTGGGAAAATACAGCTAGGACATAGCCCCATCACTGAGCCCCGAGATGCTTCGTCTTCAAAAGAGTCCTCGGTAGGACATGCCTCCATTGAACAGCAGGACCCATTGCTGTCCCCGTCCCTTAAAGTTGCTGGGAAAATCAAGTTAGAGCACCAGGACATCTGCCTGTCTCCATCCCCAAAAGTTAATGGGGAAGCCCAGATAGGACACTTCCCCATGCTGCTGGAGCGAGACGCCCCCCTGACACCATTGGTAGCAGGACTGATAGGCACCAGACAGGGTATCGAGGTGACGGACTGGACGGCAGATGCAGAGAGGGGTCTGACCTTCATTGTGTATGAGCTGGCGGGTGACCCTAGCTACGACGTGATCCAATCCTTCTTCCTTTCGCCAGGAGCCTTGTATGTGCTGGTGGTGAACCTGAGTGCCTACACCCCACATTGCTTCTACTCTGCAGTGGGCTACTTCCTGCACTGGCTAGGTGCCAAAGTGCCCCATGCTGTAGTGTGCATGGTGGGCACGCATGCTGACCTGTGTGCTGAGCGGGAACTGGAGGAGAAGTGCCTGGACATCCACCACCAAATTGCCCTGCAGGAGAAGCGGGATGCTGAGGGACTCCAGAGCTTGGCCCAGCAGGTGGACAATGCCCTGGGACAGGACTTTGACCTGCGTTGCTCCAGCCCCCACACTGCCTTCTATGGGGTTTCAGACAAGAACCTGCGGCGCAAGAAGGCCCAGTTCCAGTATCTGCTCAACCACCGGCTGCAGATCCTCTCGCCGGTGCTGCCCATCAGCTGCCAGGACCACTATCAGGTGCGCCGCCTGCGGGACAAGCTTCTGTCAGTAGCTGAGCACCGGGACATCTTCCCAAACCTGCACCGGGTGCTACCCAAGTCCTGGCAGGTGCTGGAAGAGCTGCACTTCCAGCCGCAGGCTCAGCAACTGTGGCTCAGCTGGTGGGATTCGGCACGGCTGGGCTTACAGGCTGGCCTGACGGAGGACCGACTCCAGAGCGCCCTGTCCTATCTGCATGAAAGTGGCAAGCTCCTGTACTTCGAGGAGCATCTGACTCTGCGGGAGTATGTATTCCACAATCTGCCCGGGCTCATTGACATCCTCAATGTCTTCTGCCAGCGGGACACCACGGTGCTGCTCCAGAAACTGCTCAGTGACACCCATATAGATGAACTGAGAACCACTCAGCTCCACCACTATGTGGAAGGGTTCCTGCTGCATGGGCTTCTTCCTGCCCATGTTATCCGCCTGCTTCTCAAACCCCATGTCCAGAGCCGGGAGGACCTGCAACTtatcctggagctgctggagaagATGGGGCTCTGCTACTGCATTAATAAGCCCAAATGCAAACCCCTGAATGGGGCCACTGCCTGGTACAAGTTCCCCTGCTATGTGAAGAACGAGGTGCCCCATGCAGAGGCATGGATTAATGGTACCAACCTGAGTGGACAGTCTCTTGTCATTGAACAGTTGCAGATTGAATACACCTTCCCCTTCATTTTCCCATCTGGGTTATTTGCACGCTACAGTGTCCAGATCAACAGCCATGTGGTTCAGCGGTCCGATGGCAAATACCAGATTTACGCCTACAGGGGGAAGGTACCTGTGGTGGTGAGTTACAGGCCTGCTAGGAGCACTCTGCAGCCAGATACTCTGTCTATTGCTAGTCACGCATCTCTACCAAATATATGGACAGCCTGGCAAGCTATTACCCCCTTAGTGGAAGAACTGAATGTACTGCTTCAAGAATGGCCAGGTCTGTACTACACTGTGCACGTCCTCTGTTCCAAGTGCCTTAAAAGAGGATCACCAAACCCATACGCTTTTCCAG